CGGCCGCGGGGACGGGCCCGGCCAGTCCCGACAACAGGCCCGGCGCATAGATGGGGACACTCCCGCTCGCAGCCCCCCGCTCCGACAGCAACGCGGACAGCTCGGCACCTGTACCGGAGAACAATACGGCTCCGGCGCGCAGGCCCTGCCACCACCGGGTGGCCTCCGCCGCGTCGAGCTGGCCCGGCGCGTAGGTGAAGACCTGGGGCCGTGGCCAGTCCCGGCGCTCGGCCTCGGAGCGCACGCCCCGGGCCCAGGCCTCCCCCGCGTCGTTGCGCGCGTGCACCACCGCGAGCACGGGCTCGAGCGTCCTGCGCTCCCACGTGGAGTGAAGGTGCTGCACCGCTACCCGCGCCTGCAGCTCCGGGCCCGGGTACACGTAGAAGATCATCCGGCCGCCGTTCTCGGCATGCGTGTCCGACAGCCCCACCGGCGCGACGAGGGGAATCTCCTCCGCCTCCAGCCGGGCATCCGACGGGCGAGGCCCCGTGCGGACGCTGCCCACCAGCGCGAACACGTCCGTGTTCAGCAGCCGGCCCGTCCCGTCCGTGCCCGCCACCGCCAGCGCATCGTCCTCCACGCGCAGTTCCAGCTGGCGGCCGAACACCCCGCCCCGCTGGTTCACCTCCGCGAAGACGGCGTTCAACACCGCGCGCACGTCCTCTCCCACCGTGGCCAGCTTCCCGGTGAGCGGCAGCGCCGCCCCGAGCACCAGCCGATTCTCGAACACCCCCGGGTCCCGGTCGTCCCCGAGCCGGTGCAGGTAGGCGAGGAGGTCCGCCTGCTCCCGCTCCGGCAACTCGAAGCGGGGCATCACCGGGCCCAGCACACGCCCGCTGGACGAGACGCCCCGGCGGAGCGCCTGGGTGAGGGAGGCGTTGTCATACGCGGGGCGCTCCCACTGGCCCGAGCCGGGAGCTGCCGTGGACACCGGGGCGAACAGCCGGGAGGCCTGGATGTTCGGAGCCACCACTCCTCCCTCGCCGGTGCCCCTGCCCCTCGGACCATGGCAGCGGGCACAGGCCGCCACCGAGCCCGTCAGCTCCACGCCCTCGGAGCCCAGCCGCCCCACCACGGGTGCTCCCGAGGACAGCATGCCGCGCAGGAAGAGGGCCTTGCCACGCAGCTCGGACTCGGTGAGGGCCGCGCCCCGCTCCACGGCCGGAGCCTGCTTCGAGGCGAACAGCGTCCACGACTCCCAGGTACAGAGCACCATGACGGGGAGGATGAAGAGCGACCACCTCGGGCGCGCGGAGGCAGGGACGCGGCGATTGCGGCGCTTAGTGAGTCTCATCGTTGAGGTGCTCCACCGCGTAGGCGAGGTTCTCGGG
The sequence above is drawn from the Archangium gephyra genome and encodes:
- a CDS encoding ABC transporter substrate-binding protein, translating into MRLTKRRNRRVPASARPRWSLFILPVMVLCTWESWTLFASKQAPAVERGAALTESELRGKALFLRGMLSSGAPVVGRLGSEGVELTGSVAACARCHGPRGRGTGEGGVVAPNIQASRLFAPVSTAAPGSGQWERPAYDNASLTQALRRGVSSSGRVLGPVMPRFELPEREQADLLAYLHRLGDDRDPGVFENRLVLGAALPLTGKLATVGEDVRAVLNAVFAEVNQRGGVFGRQLELRVEDDALAVAGTDGTGRLLNTDVFALVGSVRTGPRPSDARLEAEEIPLVAPVGLSDTHAENGGRMIFYVYPGPELQARVAVQHLHSTWERRTLEPVLAVVHARNDAGEAWARGVRSEAERRDWPRPQVFTYAPGQLDAAEATRWWQGLRAGAVLFSGTGAELSALLSERGAASGSVPIYAPGLLSGLAGPVPAAAWSRVRFIHPASPSEGHAPGRQEFESFLKRHGLAPRNLAWQLNAYASARLLVEALRRGGADVSRAGLVSALESFQDVDTGVTWPVTFGSQGRVGIRGAFIVRPGEAPQEVTPLSDWIALSP